A section of the Tamandua tetradactyla isolate mTamTet1 chromosome 4, mTamTet1.pri, whole genome shotgun sequence genome encodes:
- the S100A8 gene encoding protein S100-A8 codes for MPTELECAINEFIEVYHKYSLVKGNYHSLYSDDFRKLLENECRSLTKIKSADAWFKELDVNSDEAINFQEFLIFMVRMGVQAHKDSHTE; via the exons ATGCCGACCGAGCTGGAGTGTGCGATCAACGAGTTCATCGAGGTCTACCACAAGTACTCGCTGGTGAAGGGCAACTACCACTCCCTGTACAGCGACGACTTCAGGAAACTGCTAGAGAATGAGTGCCGTTCGCTCACAAAG ATAAAGAGCGCAGACGCCTGGTTCAAGGAGCTGGACGTCAACAGCGACGAAGCGATTAACTTCCAGGAGTTTCTCATCTTCATGGTGAGGATGGGCGTGCAGGCACACAAGGACAGCCACACCGAGTAG